A region of Vigna radiata var. radiata cultivar VC1973A chromosome 10, Vradiata_ver6, whole genome shotgun sequence DNA encodes the following proteins:
- the LOC106775723 gene encoding uncharacterized protein LOC106775723 isoform X1, producing MQRAPVTVEEQLLQKAIKEECTWENLPKRIQAILSSKEEWHRRIIESCIKKRIQWNNCFARKVCKESEYYEEMMRYLRKNLALFPYHLAEYICRVMRLSPFRYYCDMIFEVMRNEQPYDSIPNFSAADALRLTGIGRNEFIDIMNKCRSKKIMWKLNKSIAKELLPTQPVDFPIEPWWGVCLVNFTLEEFKKLSEEEMAMIDKLCKEEANSFILFDPDVVKGLYGRGLIYFDVPVYPDDRFKVSRLEGFVSNREQSYEDPIEELLYAVFVVSNENASVAELAATLQADLSQLQAAASFVCRLGWATKVIDPASILQDANIPGSPKSAGSDEDASMGSHGFYNMLTDSNNNQGDAYGPHSSYTRVAFIVDATITSYLMMGSVSPGLKSHAVTLYEAGKLDHAVIPDLCKDLSTLEGAKFEGELQEFANHAFSLRCVLECLQSGGVACDAKVGEDKMNLATLENNKSSSPLSEISPTNKDGDSCIAEAGKNDCDILSSVLENSVQPASTEATPSNMVSETCSIPFDDDDSHVQDKATLDNDESSSPLSDISPTNKYGDSGITEAEEDDCDTLSSVLENSMQPASTEAIPSNMVSETCSIPFDDDDDSHVQDKASKDGNLQNDEKLMVEEADVGKEMSKKIKKYRVDILRCESLASLAPATLDRLFVRDYDVVVSIVPLPHSSVLPGSTGLVHFGPVSYSFMTPWMKLVLYSTVASGPISVILMKGQCLRFLPAPLAGCEKALIWSWDGSTIGGLGGKHEGNLVKGSILLHCLNSLLKHSAVLVQPLSRFDLDEFGKMTTLDIPLPLKNIDGSITSVGKELGICEGECSKLNSLLTDLAEKMELWTIGYIRLLKLFIGQESGQFTPEEEKYEWVPLSVEFGIPLFSPKLCSNICQRVVSSELLQCGSFEEHHHAMQSLRKNLHDMCAEYEATGPAAEVLYQKKKAKGSPRQLMNYASGKWNPLVDPSSPISGASSQHQRLKLANRQRCRTEVLSFDGSILRSYALAPVYEAATRPFEDGTQANSLKAETDESDSKEAILPGVNLIFDGSELLPFDIGACLEARQPISLIAEAAAASASLPIK from the exons ATGCAGCGTGCTCCCGTGACAGTTGAGGAACAATTATTGCAAAAGGCGATTAAGGAAGAGTGTACGTGGGAGAACCTTCCAAAGAGGATTCAAGCTATTCTTTCTTCTAAAGAAGAATGGCACAGAAG GATAATCGAAAGTTGCATAAAGAAGAGAATCCAATGGAATAATTGTTTTGCTCGTAAAGTTTGTAAAGAAAGCGAATATTATGAAGAGATGATGCGATACTTGCGGAAGAATCTTGCT CTATTTCCGTATCATCTTGCAGAATATATTTGCCGTGTAATGAGACTATCACCTTTCAGATATTATTGTGATATGATTTTTGAAGTTATGAGAAATG AGCAACCTTATGACAGCATCCCAAATTTTAGTGCCGCTGATGCTTTAAGGCTTACAGGAATTGGGAGGAATGAATTTATTGATATAATGAACAAGTGCAGATCTAAG AAAATCATGTGGAAGCTGAACAAGTCAATTGCCAAAGAACTTTTACCTACACAGCCTGTGGACTTTCCTATTGAACCTTGGTGGGGAGTTTGTTTGGTGAACTTTACTTTGGAAGAATTTAAG AAACTTTCAGAAGAGGAAATGGCGATGATAGATAAACTTTGTAAGGAGGAAGCAAATTCATTTATCTTGTTTGATCCTGATGTTGTAAAGGGTCTTTATGGTCGAGGATTGATCTATTTTGATGTTCCTGTGTATCCTGATGATCGCTTTAAAG TTTCCAGGCTCGAAGGTTTCGTTTCCAACAGGGAGCAGTCTTATGAAGATCCTATAGAAGA GCTACTATATGCAGtgtttgttgtttcaaatgaaAATGCATCTGTTGCTGAATTGGCAGCAACCCTACAGGCTGACTTGTCACAACTGCAGGCTGCTGCGTCTTTTGTATGTAGATTGGGATGGGCAACGAAAGTAATTGATCCAGCATCTATTCTCCAGGATGCAAACATACCTGGATCTCCTAAAAGTGCAGGCAGTGATGAAGATGCTTCTATGGGTAGTCATGGTTTTTATAATATGCTCACTGATAGTAATAACAATCAAGGTGATGCTTATGGTCCTCATTCCTCCTATACACGTGTTGCTTTCATAGTTGATGCTACTATAACATCATATCTTATGATGGGTTCTGTTTCGCCAG GCCTGAAATCTCATGCTGTTACACTCTATGAAGCGGGGAAATTGGATCATGCTGTCATTCCTGATCTTTGCAAGGATCTTAGCACTCTGGAAGGTGCCAAATTTGAGGGTGAGCTACAGGAATTTGCAAATCATGCATTTAGCTTGCGTTGTGTGTTAGAATGTCTACAATCTGGTGGAGTTGCTTGTGATGCAAAAGTTGGTGAAGATAAGATGAACCTGGCtacattagaaaataataagtCTAGTTCTCCATTATCGGAAATATCTCCGACTAACAAAGATGGAGACTCTTGTATTGCGGAAGCTGGGAAGAATGATTGTGATATATTGAGTTCAGTTTTAGAGAATTCAGTACAGCCTGCTTCCACTGAAGCTACTCCTAGTAATATGGTTAGTGAAACCTGTTCTATTccttttgatgatgatgatagtcATGTACAGGACAAAGCCACGTTAGACAATGATGAGTCTAGTTCTCCATTATCAGATATATCTCCGACTAACAAATATGGAGACTCTGGTATTACGGAAGCTGAAGAGGATGATTGTGATACATTGAGTTCAGTTTTAGAGAATTCAATGCAGCCTGCTTCCACTGAAGCTATTCCTAGTAATATGGTTAGTGAAACCTGTTCTATTccttttgatgatgatgatgatagtcATGTACAGGACAAAGCCAGTAAAGATGGAAATCTTCAGAATGATGAAAAACTAATGGTTGAAGAGGCCGATGTTGGAAAAGAAATGtcgaaaaaaattaagaaatatcgTGTAGACATTCTCCGATGTGAAAGCTTGGCTTCACTTGCTCCAGCAACCCTTGATCGATTGTTTGTTCGTGACTATGATGTAGTTGTGTCCATAGTGCCTCTTCCTCATTCGTCAGTTCTTCCTGGATCCACGGGTCTAGTTCATTTTGGTCCCGTCTCGTATTCTTTTATGACTCCTTGGATGAAATTGGTATTATATTCAACTGTAGCTAGTGGCCCTATATCAGTTATTCTGATGAAAGGACAATGTCTGCGCTTTCTTCCTGCTCCATTGGCTGGTTGTGAGAAAGCTCTCATATGGTCTTGGGATGGCTCCACAATAGGAGGGTTGGGAGGGAAGCATGAAGGAAATTTAGTAAAGGGAAGTATACTACTCCATTGTTTAAATTCACTTCTTAAACATTCAGCTGTGCTGGTACAGCCTCTGAGTAGGTTTGACCTTGATGAATTTGGAAAGATGACTACATTGGATATCCCTCTGCCCTTAAAGAACATTGATGGATCAATTACGTCTGTTGGAAAAGAGCTAGGAATATGTGAAGGGGAATGTTCAAAACTGAATTCTCTCTTGACTGATTTGGCTGAAAAGATGGAACTATGGACAATTGGGTATATTCGCCTGCTGAAATTATTTATTGGACAAGAATCAGGCCAGTTCACGCCTGAAGAAGAGAAATATGAATGGGTCCCATTGAGTGTTGAATTTGGGATTCCGTTATTCAGTCCAAAGTTGTGTAGTAATATATGTCAAAGGGTTGTTTCATCTGAATTACTTCAATGTGGCTCATTTGAAGAACACCATCATGCAATGCAAAGTTTAAGGAAAAACCTGCATGACATGTGTGCTGAGTACGAAGCAACAGGTCCTGCTGCGGAGGTTCTTTACCAGAAGAAGAAAGCCAAGGGATCCCCACGACAACTAATGAATTATGCTAGTGGAAAGTGGAATCCACTCGTGGACCCTTCTTCTCCAATTTCAGGGGCCTCGAGTCAGCATCAAAGACTAAAACTTGCTAATCGACAGCGCTGCCGAACTGAAGTTTTAAGCTTTGATGGCAGCATTCTTAG ATCTTATGCCTTAGCTCCTGTTTACGAAGCTGCCACAAGGCCCTTTGAAGATGGTACTCAAGCCAACTCATTAAAAGCTGAAACAGATGAAAGTGATAGTAAAGAAGCAATCCTTCCTGGGGTAAATCTTATTTTTGATGGTTCTGAGTTGCTTCCATTTGATATAGGTGCCTGCCTCGAGGCACGTCAACCTATTTCCTTAATAGCAGAAGCAGCAGCTGCCTCAGCATCTTTACCTATCAAATAG
- the LOC106775723 gene encoding uncharacterized protein LOC106775723 isoform X2, which produces MKIMWKLNKSIAKELLPTQPVDFPIEPWWGVCLVNFTLEEFKKLSEEEMAMIDKLCKEEANSFILFDPDVVKGLYGRGLIYFDVPVYPDDRFKVSRLEGFVSNREQSYEDPIEELLYAVFVVSNENASVAELAATLQADLSQLQAAASFVCRLGWATKVIDPASILQDANIPGSPKSAGSDEDASMGSHGFYNMLTDSNNNQGDAYGPHSSYTRVAFIVDATITSYLMMGSVSPGLKSHAVTLYEAGKLDHAVIPDLCKDLSTLEGAKFEGELQEFANHAFSLRCVLECLQSGGVACDAKVGEDKMNLATLENNKSSSPLSEISPTNKDGDSCIAEAGKNDCDILSSVLENSVQPASTEATPSNMVSETCSIPFDDDDSHVQDKATLDNDESSSPLSDISPTNKYGDSGITEAEEDDCDTLSSVLENSMQPASTEAIPSNMVSETCSIPFDDDDDSHVQDKASKDGNLQNDEKLMVEEADVGKEMSKKIKKYRVDILRCESLASLAPATLDRLFVRDYDVVVSIVPLPHSSVLPGSTGLVHFGPVSYSFMTPWMKLVLYSTVASGPISVILMKGQCLRFLPAPLAGCEKALIWSWDGSTIGGLGGKHEGNLVKGSILLHCLNSLLKHSAVLVQPLSRFDLDEFGKMTTLDIPLPLKNIDGSITSVGKELGICEGECSKLNSLLTDLAEKMELWTIGYIRLLKLFIGQESGQFTPEEEKYEWVPLSVEFGIPLFSPKLCSNICQRVVSSELLQCGSFEEHHHAMQSLRKNLHDMCAEYEATGPAAEVLYQKKKAKGSPRQLMNYASGKWNPLVDPSSPISGASSQHQRLKLANRQRCRTEVLSFDGSILRSYALAPVYEAATRPFEDGTQANSLKAETDESDSKEAILPGVNLIFDGSELLPFDIGACLEARQPISLIAEAAAASASLPIK; this is translated from the exons ATG AAAATCATGTGGAAGCTGAACAAGTCAATTGCCAAAGAACTTTTACCTACACAGCCTGTGGACTTTCCTATTGAACCTTGGTGGGGAGTTTGTTTGGTGAACTTTACTTTGGAAGAATTTAAG AAACTTTCAGAAGAGGAAATGGCGATGATAGATAAACTTTGTAAGGAGGAAGCAAATTCATTTATCTTGTTTGATCCTGATGTTGTAAAGGGTCTTTATGGTCGAGGATTGATCTATTTTGATGTTCCTGTGTATCCTGATGATCGCTTTAAAG TTTCCAGGCTCGAAGGTTTCGTTTCCAACAGGGAGCAGTCTTATGAAGATCCTATAGAAGA GCTACTATATGCAGtgtttgttgtttcaaatgaaAATGCATCTGTTGCTGAATTGGCAGCAACCCTACAGGCTGACTTGTCACAACTGCAGGCTGCTGCGTCTTTTGTATGTAGATTGGGATGGGCAACGAAAGTAATTGATCCAGCATCTATTCTCCAGGATGCAAACATACCTGGATCTCCTAAAAGTGCAGGCAGTGATGAAGATGCTTCTATGGGTAGTCATGGTTTTTATAATATGCTCACTGATAGTAATAACAATCAAGGTGATGCTTATGGTCCTCATTCCTCCTATACACGTGTTGCTTTCATAGTTGATGCTACTATAACATCATATCTTATGATGGGTTCTGTTTCGCCAG GCCTGAAATCTCATGCTGTTACACTCTATGAAGCGGGGAAATTGGATCATGCTGTCATTCCTGATCTTTGCAAGGATCTTAGCACTCTGGAAGGTGCCAAATTTGAGGGTGAGCTACAGGAATTTGCAAATCATGCATTTAGCTTGCGTTGTGTGTTAGAATGTCTACAATCTGGTGGAGTTGCTTGTGATGCAAAAGTTGGTGAAGATAAGATGAACCTGGCtacattagaaaataataagtCTAGTTCTCCATTATCGGAAATATCTCCGACTAACAAAGATGGAGACTCTTGTATTGCGGAAGCTGGGAAGAATGATTGTGATATATTGAGTTCAGTTTTAGAGAATTCAGTACAGCCTGCTTCCACTGAAGCTACTCCTAGTAATATGGTTAGTGAAACCTGTTCTATTccttttgatgatgatgatagtcATGTACAGGACAAAGCCACGTTAGACAATGATGAGTCTAGTTCTCCATTATCAGATATATCTCCGACTAACAAATATGGAGACTCTGGTATTACGGAAGCTGAAGAGGATGATTGTGATACATTGAGTTCAGTTTTAGAGAATTCAATGCAGCCTGCTTCCACTGAAGCTATTCCTAGTAATATGGTTAGTGAAACCTGTTCTATTccttttgatgatgatgatgatagtcATGTACAGGACAAAGCCAGTAAAGATGGAAATCTTCAGAATGATGAAAAACTAATGGTTGAAGAGGCCGATGTTGGAAAAGAAATGtcgaaaaaaattaagaaatatcgTGTAGACATTCTCCGATGTGAAAGCTTGGCTTCACTTGCTCCAGCAACCCTTGATCGATTGTTTGTTCGTGACTATGATGTAGTTGTGTCCATAGTGCCTCTTCCTCATTCGTCAGTTCTTCCTGGATCCACGGGTCTAGTTCATTTTGGTCCCGTCTCGTATTCTTTTATGACTCCTTGGATGAAATTGGTATTATATTCAACTGTAGCTAGTGGCCCTATATCAGTTATTCTGATGAAAGGACAATGTCTGCGCTTTCTTCCTGCTCCATTGGCTGGTTGTGAGAAAGCTCTCATATGGTCTTGGGATGGCTCCACAATAGGAGGGTTGGGAGGGAAGCATGAAGGAAATTTAGTAAAGGGAAGTATACTACTCCATTGTTTAAATTCACTTCTTAAACATTCAGCTGTGCTGGTACAGCCTCTGAGTAGGTTTGACCTTGATGAATTTGGAAAGATGACTACATTGGATATCCCTCTGCCCTTAAAGAACATTGATGGATCAATTACGTCTGTTGGAAAAGAGCTAGGAATATGTGAAGGGGAATGTTCAAAACTGAATTCTCTCTTGACTGATTTGGCTGAAAAGATGGAACTATGGACAATTGGGTATATTCGCCTGCTGAAATTATTTATTGGACAAGAATCAGGCCAGTTCACGCCTGAAGAAGAGAAATATGAATGGGTCCCATTGAGTGTTGAATTTGGGATTCCGTTATTCAGTCCAAAGTTGTGTAGTAATATATGTCAAAGGGTTGTTTCATCTGAATTACTTCAATGTGGCTCATTTGAAGAACACCATCATGCAATGCAAAGTTTAAGGAAAAACCTGCATGACATGTGTGCTGAGTACGAAGCAACAGGTCCTGCTGCGGAGGTTCTTTACCAGAAGAAGAAAGCCAAGGGATCCCCACGACAACTAATGAATTATGCTAGTGGAAAGTGGAATCCACTCGTGGACCCTTCTTCTCCAATTTCAGGGGCCTCGAGTCAGCATCAAAGACTAAAACTTGCTAATCGACAGCGCTGCCGAACTGAAGTTTTAAGCTTTGATGGCAGCATTCTTAG ATCTTATGCCTTAGCTCCTGTTTACGAAGCTGCCACAAGGCCCTTTGAAGATGGTACTCAAGCCAACTCATTAAAAGCTGAAACAGATGAAAGTGATAGTAAAGAAGCAATCCTTCCTGGGGTAAATCTTATTTTTGATGGTTCTGAGTTGCTTCCATTTGATATAGGTGCCTGCCTCGAGGCACGTCAACCTATTTCCTTAATAGCAGAAGCAGCAGCTGCCTCAGCATCTTTACCTATCAAATAG